One part of the Thermodesulfovibrio sp. 3462-1 genome encodes these proteins:
- a CDS encoding ribonuclease HI family protein translates to MKARLYCDGASRGNPGNAGIGCLIILDNKKIAISEYIGKTTNNVAEYTALIRGLQEALNQKAEEIEIFSDSELLVRQIKGVYKVRNKNLIPLYEKVRELLSRFKKYQISHIYREENSLADKLAKEASCKQKE, encoded by the coding sequence GTGAAAGCCCGGCTTTACTGTGATGGTGCATCAAGGGGAAATCCTGGAAATGCAGGCATTGGATGTTTGATTATTTTAGATAACAAAAAAATAGCGATATCAGAATACATTGGAAAAACAACAAATAATGTAGCAGAATACACAGCATTAATCAGAGGATTACAGGAAGCATTAAACCAGAAAGCAGAAGAAATAGAAATTTTTTCAGACAGTGAACTCCTTGTGCGTCAAATAAAAGGAGTCTATAAAGTAAGAAATAAAAATTTAATACCACTTTATGAAAAAGTTAGAGAACTTTTAAGCAGATTTAAAAAATATCAGATATCGCATATTTACAGGGAAGAGAACTCTTTAGCAGATAAACTTGCAAAAGAAGCATCATGCAAACAAAAAGAGTAA
- a CDS encoding ATP-binding protein translates to MQTKRVRCKICGSLKEGVSLRHYNLRVCLDCFPHFFKKRVQETVEKFKMFGPKDSLIVALSGGKDSMSVTKALKDLGYSIKAFHINADLGEVSKKSIEIVQNFCEIEKIPLKIVHLKEEIEISLEEISKILKKPVCAVCGMLRRYILNKQADGKTIVTGHTLNDEVSFILKNMIFWHDELLARQSPVLQEKEGLSRKVKPLCLITEEETELFCKLSNITYVSETCPYKSGVYEVFKKLVYEINKEFPGSIIGFYKGFLKRMNKFYCQSSEELLLQRCKNCGYLTTLELCSVCRLKEKLLKYKNG, encoded by the coding sequence ATGCAAACAAAAAGAGTAAGATGCAAAATCTGCGGTAGTTTAAAAGAAGGAGTAAGCCTGAGGCATTATAATTTAAGAGTCTGTCTTGACTGTTTCCCTCATTTTTTTAAAAAAAGAGTTCAGGAAACAGTGGAAAAATTTAAAATGTTTGGACCAAAAGACAGTCTCATAGTGGCTCTTTCAGGTGGAAAAGACAGTATGAGCGTTACTAAAGCATTAAAAGACTTAGGATACAGTATAAAAGCCTTCCATATAAATGCAGACTTAGGTGAAGTTTCAAAAAAATCCATTGAAATTGTGCAGAATTTTTGCGAAATAGAAAAAATTCCTTTAAAAATTGTTCACTTAAAAGAAGAAATTGAAATATCGCTTGAAGAAATCTCAAAAATACTAAAAAAACCTGTATGTGCTGTCTGTGGAATGCTGAGAAGATATATTTTAAATAAACAGGCAGATGGCAAAACAATTGTAACAGGACATACTCTTAATGATGAAGTTTCATTTATTTTAAAAAACATGATCTTCTGGCATGATGAACTTTTAGCAAGACAATCCCCAGTTCTTCAAGAAAAAGAAGGATTAAGCAGGAAGGTCAAACCTCTTTGCCTTATTACAGAGGAAGAAACTGAACTTTTCTGTAAACTCTCTAACATAACCTATGTTAGTGAAACCTGTCCTTATAAGTCTGGAGTTTACGAGGTATTTAAAAAGCTTGTCTATGAAATAAACAAAGAGTTTCCAGGCTCAATTATAGGATTTTACAAAGGCTTTTTAAAAAGAATGAACAAATTCTATTGTCAATCCTCTGAGGAATTGCTACTACAAAGATGCAAAAATTGTGGTTACCTTACAACTTTAGAACTTTGCAGTGTTTGCAGACTTAAAGAAAAGTTGCTAAAATATAAAAATGGGTGA
- a CDS encoding nitroreductase family protein, translating into MGEVLKAVKERRSIRSFLKKEIPDDIIKKLIEALIWAPSAGNLQARKFYFVKNKDTKGKLAQAALYQTFIADAPLVIVGCIDKNKIFPRYGQRGVQLYAIQDVATSITNAMLVAHENGLGSCWVGAFREEEVSKILALPKHLRAVVILPVGYPAYVPLAPPRVSINEAVEFVE; encoded by the coding sequence ATGGGTGAAGTTTTAAAAGCGGTTAAAGAAAGAAGAAGTATTAGGTCTTTTTTAAAAAAAGAAATTCCTGATGATATTATTAAAAAGCTTATTGAAGCCCTGATATGGGCTCCGTCTGCAGGAAATCTTCAGGCAAGAAAATTTTATTTTGTAAAAAACAAAGATACAAAGGGAAAACTTGCTCAGGCAGCTTTATATCAAACATTTATAGCCGATGCCCCGTTGGTTATTGTTGGATGCATAGATAAAAATAAAATCTTTCCAAGATATGGACAAAGAGGTGTGCAGCTGTATGCAATACAGGATGTGGCAACAAGCATTACAAATGCAATGCTTGTTGCTCATGAAAATGGGCTTGGAAGTTGCTGGGTTGGAGCATTTAGAGAAGAGGAAGTTTCAAAAATTCTTGCTCTGCCAAAACATTTAAGAGCTGTTGTTATATTGCCTGTTGGATATCCAGCATATGTGCCTTTAGCACCACCAAGAGTGTCAATTAATGAAGCAGTGGAGTTTGTTGAATGA
- a CDS encoding inositol monophosphatase family protein — MKEYLTVAIEAAQKAGNIIKERIGTIKDNEVTQKSISDYVTEVDVLSEKTIIAHIKKHFPTHQIMSEESSNDYKKAEYLWIIDPLDGTTNFIHAFPVFAISIALMYKGELVLGVVHDPTRGETFYAEAGSGAFLNEEKIRVSTLSLPEMSLIATGFPFRNKQFIPSYVKIFQSLLYSVSDLRRAGAAAIDLAYVACGRVDGFFEFALSPWDIAAGIVLIKQAGGVVSDFDGEEKYLKTGHIIAGNPVIHSFLVKKIREVLSSK, encoded by the coding sequence ATGAAAGAGTATCTTACTGTTGCAATAGAAGCTGCCCAGAAAGCAGGAAATATTATTAAAGAAAGAATTGGGACAATCAAAGACAATGAAGTCACTCAAAAAAGTATATCAGATTATGTAACAGAAGTAGATGTTTTATCAGAAAAGACAATAATTGCTCACATTAAAAAGCACTTTCCAACTCATCAGATAATGTCTGAAGAGTCATCAAATGACTATAAAAAGGCAGAATATCTATGGATAATTGATCCTCTTGATGGAACAACAAATTTTATTCATGCTTTCCCTGTTTTTGCCATATCTATTGCTTTGATGTATAAAGGCGAGCTTGTTTTAGGAGTTGTTCATGATCCAACAAGAGGTGAGACCTTTTATGCTGAAGCTGGCAGTGGTGCTTTTTTAAATGAAGAAAAAATAAGAGTATCCACACTGAGTTTACCAGAAATGAGCCTTATTGCAACTGGTTTTCCGTTCAGAAACAAACAATTCATTCCAAGTTATGTAAAAATATTTCAATCACTTCTTTACTCTGTCAGTGATCTAAGAAGAGCTGGTGCTGCAGCAATTGATCTTGCCTATGTCGCATGCGGAAGAGTGGATGGATTCTTTGAATTTGCTTTAAGTCCCTGGGACATTGCAGCAGGTATAGTTTTAATAAAACAAGCAGGCGGAGTGGTATCAGATTTTGATGGAGAAGAAAAATATTTAAAAACAGGACATATCATAGCAGGCAATCCTGTAATTCATTCTTTCTTAGTGAAAAAAATAAGAGAAGTTTTATCAAGTAAATAA
- the thiE gene encoding thiamine phosphate synthase, with product MLKLKGLYVITDEKLTPYEKILEMVEEALNGGACVVQLRDKTNSDNFLLPYGFLLKELCEKYNAYFIVNDRVDLAMKLDAHGVHIGKEDADISEVKEKLKNKIIGVSCYGDIKKAKNMESLGACYVAFGSFYYSPTKPQAEIVDKSIIIEAKKILSIPVCVIGGLNVERAKELVNLGADIVAVVSDIWTAPSIRERAKEYKNLFT from the coding sequence ATGCTGAAATTAAAAGGACTTTATGTAATAACAGATGAAAAATTAACTCCCTATGAAAAAATTCTTGAAATGGTTGAAGAAGCTTTAAATGGAGGTGCTTGTGTAGTTCAGCTCAGGGATAAAACCAACTCTGATAATTTTCTTCTTCCTTATGGATTTTTATTAAAAGAGCTTTGCGAAAAATATAATGCCTACTTTATTGTAAATGATAGAGTAGATTTAGCTATGAAGTTAGATGCTCATGGAGTTCATATTGGCAAAGAAGATGCTGATATTTCTGAAGTAAAAGAAAAGTTAAAAAACAAAATTATAGGTGTCTCTTGCTATGGTGATATTAAAAAAGCTAAAAACATGGAATCTTTAGGTGCCTGTTATGTTGCCTTTGGAAGTTTTTATTATTCACCAACTAAACCTCAAGCTGAAATAGTTGATAAATCTATTATCATAGAGGCTAAAAAAATTCTTTCTATTCCTGTTTGCGTAATAGGAGGATTGAATGTTGAAAGAGCTAAAGAGTTAGTAAATCTTGGTGCAGATATTGTTGCAGTAGTAAGTGATATCTGGACTGCTCCTTCAATCAGAGAAAGAGCTAAGGAGTATAAAAATTTATTTACTTGA
- the fsa gene encoding fructose-6-phosphate aldolase: MQIFLDTAEIEAIRRWAVTGVVDGVTTNPTLLAKAGAKDVKSVIKEISSLVREPVSVEVISTDAEGMIREAREYASWGFNIAVKIPMTEQGMKAVNVLSKEGIKTNVTLIFSTNQGIIAAKAGATYVSPFIGRLDDISHDGLTIVRELAEIFRIYNFTTKIIAASIRHPIHVVESALAGAHIATIPPKVLESMFKHPLTDIGIERFLKDWESLHKK; the protein is encoded by the coding sequence ATGCAAATATTTTTAGACACAGCAGAAATTGAAGCAATAAGAAGATGGGCAGTTACAGGAGTGGTTGATGGAGTTACAACAAATCCTACTTTGTTAGCCAAGGCAGGAGCTAAGGATGTAAAAAGCGTTATAAAAGAAATATCAAGCCTTGTGCGTGAACCTGTAAGCGTTGAAGTAATATCAACAGATGCTGAAGGAATGATAAGAGAAGCTCGTGAGTATGCTTCATGGGGATTTAATATTGCAGTTAAAATTCCTATGACAGAACAAGGAATGAAAGCTGTAAATGTTCTTTCAAAGGAAGGAATTAAAACAAATGTTACCCTTATTTTCTCAACAAATCAAGGAATTATTGCAGCAAAAGCTGGAGCTACTTATGTAAGTCCTTTTATTGGAAGGCTTGATGACATTTCTCATGATGGATTAACTATTGTTCGAGAATTGGCAGAAATATTCAGAATTTATAATTTTACAACAAAGATAATTGCTGCAAGCATTCGTCATCCAATTCATGTCGTAGAAAGTGCTCTTGCTGGTGCTCATATTGCTACCATTCCGCCAAAGGTTCTTGAAAGCATGTTTAAACATCCGCTTACAGATATAGGTATTGAAAGATTTTTAAAAGACTGGGAAAGTCTTCATAAAAAATAA
- a CDS encoding transketolase, which translates to MFETFELVSNYTELQSVASRIRKNIIEMIAKAGSGHPGGSLSCVEILTTLYFKVLRLNPEYPEDMDRDRFILSKGHAAPALYATLAEFGFIPKDWLHSLRKFGSPLQGHPDMKKVPGIEISTGSLGQGLSVGVGMALGAKIQKLGYRVFVLLGDGECQEGQVWEAAMAASHYKLNNLIAIIDRNRLQIDGNTEEVMSLEPFVEKWKAFGWMTLEINGHDFGEIIPAFQIIPYISKPLAIVANTVKGKGVSFMENNVDWHGKAPKAEEAEEALKELQGVYELV; encoded by the coding sequence ATGTTTGAAACATTTGAATTAGTTTCAAATTACACAGAATTACAATCAGTAGCTTCAAGAATAAGAAAAAACATAATTGAGATGATTGCTAAGGCAGGCAGTGGACATCCTGGAGGAAGTCTTTCCTGCGTTGAGATTTTAACAACTCTTTATTTTAAAGTTTTAAGACTTAATCCAGAGTATCCAGAAGACATGGACAGAGATAGATTCATCCTTTCAAAAGGACATGCTGCACCTGCACTTTATGCAACCTTAGCTGAATTTGGTTTTATTCCAAAAGACTGGCTTCATAGTTTAAGAAAATTTGGATCTCCACTTCAGGGACATCCTGATATGAAAAAGGTTCCAGGAATTGAAATATCTACAGGCTCTCTTGGTCAAGGTCTTTCAGTAGGAGTTGGAATGGCTTTAGGTGCAAAAATTCAAAAACTTGGATATCGTGTTTTTGTCCTTTTAGGAGATGGAGAATGTCAAGAAGGTCAGGTTTGGGAAGCTGCAATGGCTGCATCGCATTACAAACTTAACAACTTAATTGCAATCATTGACAGAAATAGACTTCAAATTGATGGAAATACAGAAGAGGTTATGTCCTTAGAGCCATTTGTTGAAAAATGGAAAGCCTTTGGCTGGATGACACTTGAAATAAACGGACATGATTTTGGTGAAATAATTCCGGCATTCCAGATAATTCCATATATATCAAAACCTCTTGCAATAGTGGCAAATACTGTTAAAGGTAAAGGAGTCTCATTTATGGAAAACAATGTTGACTGGCATGGTAAAGCTCCTAAGGCTGAGGAGGCTGAAGAGGCTCTTAAAGAACTCCAAGGAGTTTATGAGTTAGTGTAA
- a CDS encoding transketolase family protein — MQKKIATRQAYGSALVDLGKSNPNVVVLDADLSKSTYTVKFAKEFPERFFNAGVAEANMMGMAAGLATCGFIVFASTFAIFATQRALNQIFQSIAYPELNVKIAASHAGVTVGEDGASHQSIDDISIMRAIPGMTVIVPADSTEAYQATIAAARHFGPVYLRLSRAPTPQVLPEDYIFKIGKAYVLTEGSDVTIVACGTMVYEAMVAREKLNSHGITAEVINMSTIKPIDKETLLNSVKKTGCVVTVEEHSIIGGLGSAVCEVLSEEYPCPVKKIGIKDHFGQSGKPEELLKHYGLTSDDIVNGVITLKGGSL, encoded by the coding sequence ATGCAAAAGAAAATAGCTACAAGACAGGCTTATGGTTCAGCTCTTGTGGATCTGGGCAAAAGCAACCCAAATGTTGTTGTATTGGATGCTGATTTATCAAAGTCAACATATACAGTAAAGTTTGCAAAAGAGTTTCCTGAAAGATTTTTCAATGCAGGAGTTGCAGAAGCAAATATGATGGGAATGGCAGCAGGTCTTGCTACGTGTGGATTTATAGTGTTTGCCTCCACTTTTGCTATATTTGCAACTCAAAGGGCTTTAAACCAGATATTTCAAAGCATTGCATATCCTGAACTGAATGTGAAAATTGCTGCAAGTCATGCAGGAGTGACAGTTGGTGAAGATGGAGCAAGCCATCAATCTATTGATGATATATCCATAATGAGAGCAATTCCAGGAATGACTGTAATAGTTCCTGCAGACAGCACAGAAGCTTATCAAGCAACAATTGCAGCAGCAAGACATTTTGGTCCTGTATATTTAAGACTTAGCAGAGCTCCAACTCCGCAGGTTCTACCTGAAGACTATATATTTAAAATTGGGAAAGCTTATGTATTAACAGAAGGTTCAGATGTAACTATAGTAGCCTGTGGAACAATGGTGTATGAAGCTATGGTAGCTCGAGAGAAGCTTAATTCTCATGGCATCACTGCTGAAGTCATTAATATGAGCACAATAAAACCAATTGACAAAGAAACACTATTAAATTCTGTCAAAAAAACAGGATGTGTTGTAACAGTAGAAGAACACAGCATAATAGGCGGACTTGGTAGTGCAGTATGTGAGGTACTCTCTGAGGAGTATCCATGTCCTGTAAAAAAGATTGGAATTAAAGATCATTTTGGTCAGTCAGGAAAACCTGAAGAACTTCTTAAACATTATGGTCTTACCTCTGATGATATTGTTAATGGTGTAATAACTTTAAAAGGAGGTAGCCTATGA